The Gordonia mangrovi genome includes the window CGGTGTGGAATCGTCGGGGATCTGGCCGACTTCGAGTACGCCGGTGTCGAGGTCTCCGGCGGGATGCTTCTCGACGTCGTGGTCGTTGTCCTCTGGTGCGCTCATGGTACGAAATCCACCTTCGAGATCTTCTTCGTTCCACCGTCGTCGGTTACGGTCACCCGCAGACGCCATGTGCGGGGTTCTTCTTCCGCGCCCGCCGCGTTGGTGACGTCGGAGCGTGCCGACACCAGCACGACAGCAGAGTCGTCGGACAGGGATTCGACAGCTGACCCGGTGACCTCTCCATTCGTCGTCACCTTCGATTGTTCGATCACCGACGTGAAATCTTCGGCGCGACCGGTGAAGTCATTGCGGAACTCGCCGGTCGACTGGTCCACGATGCGTTGCACGTCGCGTTTCGCGTTCTCGAAGTCGAGCGATGTGATGGCCGTGACCCCGCGTTCGGCCGCGGCGGTGAAATCCGCGGCGAGGGCACGGTCGGCCTCGACCTGGCGGTGATGCCAGCCGATCGCGACCGTCGCGGCCAACGCGGCGACCGTGACCATGCCCATCGCCAGGAGGGCGGCGCCGCGCTTGGTCATCCGCCGCCGCTGTGTGAGGCGGTGTGTCACCACCCCGAGGACGCGGCGCGCGCGGGGAACCCTCCTCGTTGTGGACACTGCGCTCGTTGCGAACTCTGCACCGTCGGCCTTCTCGGTATCGATCGGTTCGTGAACCGACGTTGCTGCCGCATGGTCCAGGTCTGTTTGCGAGTCGGGATCCGGCTCCGCCCGATTCGCCTCGGGATCGTCGGAATCGCATGGGCTGGTGTATGTCCCGGCGATACGGGCAGATCGCAATGAAGCCGCACGGGCCCGCGCCCGCGCTGCATCGGCGCGGGCGCGGGCCGCCGCTGCCTCCGCCTCGGCGGCGAGTGCCTCGGCCTCGGCGAGTTCGAGATCACTGCCGCACTCGGCAACATCGGTTGATGTCGGCACCAGAACCTCCAGGGCGGTCGACTCGTCTCTGAGAGCAACGCTACCACGATCGGAAACAGCGACAAGCAATTGCGAGAATGCTATTCTTGCCCTCGCCGTGCCGGTGGGCACGGTTCGCACGGCGCTCGCGTGACCGCTGACGTGCGCCGACCGTGCGTGGAGCGGAACCGCGACGCGGCGTCGTGTGGACGACGCCGACTGCGTCGCTGAATCGAAGCGATCGCAGCGAGTCCTCGAAGGGAAATGACGATGTCTGTGCAGTCTGTGTTGGACGAGATCAGGAATCTACCGGGTACGGGGGAGGTGATCCCCATCGTCGACCCCGCCACCGAAGAGCAGATCACCGAGTTCACCGATGCCGGCCCCGAAGCGATCGACGCCGCCGTGGCCCGCGCGAAGTCCACCGCCGATGCCCGAACATGGTCTGCGGTACCCGATTACGATCGTGCGAAGGTGCTGTGGAGGGTCGCCGACCTCATCGACGAGAACTCCGGCCTGCTGGCCGAACTGGAGTCGGTCAACGCCGGCATCCCGCCCGGTCAGGCGGAGGTGATCACGAAGGTCGGTTCGGAGTGGTTCCGCTACTACGCCGGCTGGTGCACCAAGATCGACGGGATCGCGCGGGATGTGAATACCGGCGGCCTGACCGGTGTGGAGTCGCATATGCACGCATACACGCTGCGCGAACCGTACGACGTGGTGGGGCTGATCTTCCCCTGGAACGGACCGGTGTTCAATTTCTGCGCCAAGCTTGCACCCGCTCTGGCCGCAGGATGCAGCACCGTCGTCAAACCTGCTGAGGAGACCCCTCTTTCAGCCCTGGTCCTGACCCGTATCCTCGCCGAGGCCGGCGTACCGGAGGGGGTGGTGAACCTGGTCAACGGTTACGGACACACCGCCGGAGCGCAGATCACCGCCCATCCCGACGTGGACAAGGTGGCGTTCACCGGCTCGACCGAGGTGGGCCGGGAGATCGTTCGTGCGTCGGCGTCGAGCAACCTCAACAAGGTCACCCTCGAGCTCGGCGGCAAGTCCCCGGTCATGATCTTCGACGACGCCGACCTGGACACCGCGATCGCGATGGCCGGCTTCGGTTGCTTCCTGCACTCGGGTCAGGTCTGCATGCTCGGATCGCGCATCTTCGCTCAGCGGGGTGTCTATGAGCGTGTCGTGGAAGGCGTTGCCACGATAGCGAACAACCTGCAACTCGGCGGACCCGCCGACGACGGGGCGATGATCGGGCCCTTGATCAGCGAGAAGCAGCTCAATCGCGTGATGGGCTATCTGGAACAGGGGCGATCCGACGGGGTCGAACTCGTGACGGGTGGGCACCGCATCGATCGGAAGGGCTACTTCGTCCATCCCACGGTGGCGACCAAGGTGGACCCTGCCACCAGCAGGTTGTTCCAGGAGGAGATCTTCGGGCCGGTGGTCACGGTCCTCCCGTTCGATGACGAGGACGAGGCCATCGCGCTGGCCAACGACACCGCATACGGCCTTGCCGGCACCATCTGGACCTCGAACCTGGGACGCGCACACCGTCTGGCGAAGCGGGTCAAGGCGGGGACGGTCGGTCTCAACTGTCAGCTGCAGTTCGATCACTCCATGCCCTTCGGCGGGTACAAGCAGTCCGGGTGGGGCTACGAGGCGGGCAAGGCCGGCATCGAGACGTACCTCCAGTCGAAGACGGTGTGGGCGCAGATGTGACGGGAGTCGGCATCGGGTTCGGGTGCCGCCGCGTGCGGCCTCCGACCCGATCTGGCGCCGCGTGGATGGATCGCCGACTGGGTCGATCGTCCATGATCAAATGTGGAGAATCCTGTTCTCAGTTGTGCGCAACAGGGCAAACCGGGTCCGATATGATTGCCCGATGATGTTGATGGACCGGAGTGAAGGTGGCCGGTTGTGACCGTAGGGTCCGAGGAACCCGCATGGAAGCAACGTGCGGTCGAGCGCTCATTGCGAGGCGCCAAGGAGCGGGCGGGCCAGCGGGTCCAGAAGTTCCTCGATGCGGCGCAGGAGATCATCGTGGAGAAGGGGAGTACCGACTTCACGGTGCAGGAGGTGGTCGAACGCTCGAAACAGTCTCTGCGGAGTTTCTATCTCCAGTTCGACGGCAAGCATGAATTGTTGCTGGCGCTCTACGAGGAAGCGGTTGTGCGCATGACGGCGCAGATCCGGGCGGCCACCGAGAATGAGGACGACCCGGTCGAGCAGTTGCGGGTGGCCGTGGAACTGCTCTATGAACTGTGTCAGCCCGACCCGGTTGCCCGCCGGCCGCTCTTCACCGAGTTCGGTACCCAGTTGTTGATTTCCCACCCGGTCGAGATGCGCACTGCCTACACCTCGTTGTTCGGGCTCTTCACCGAATTGCTCGAGCGCGCAGGCCAGGCGGGTCGTCTACGGGGAGACGCCGATCCTCGTCGCGTCGCCTCCATGATGATGCAGTCGATCATGTTCATCGCGCAGCCGGCCAGCGCCGACATGTTGCCGACGCCGATCACTGCCGAGGAGGTGTGGGACTTCTGCGCGCACGGTGTTGCCCGGTGAGTTCTAGCCCGCGGGTACGAGATCGGCGACCAGGTCGGCGTCAGCGAGGTTGACGCTGCGAAATGTCTCGTGGCGGCACACCATCAGAGGATGATCGCCGCAGGCAGCCAGGGCTTGCGTCTTGAATGCGCGGGCGGCCACGCTCAGCCGGTGAGAAACCGGAACACTTGCCGTGGAATCGATTCCGAAGCCATCCTCGCCCCACATGGTGACCTCTGTCTCGTTGCGCGCGGCAGACGCCACGACCTTCGCGACTTCACCGTTACGTCGGCAGAAGTCGACCGACGTGGCGATTGCCGGTCGACAGGCGCGGAGGCGATGACCGGTGATGTCGAGCACCGTGGGCGCTGCGCCCAGAATTCGGACAGGGCGAGGGTCCGCGCCGAGCGGTAGGGCGATGTTGACCTCCCAACCTGCTGTCACCCGGTCGTAGATCCAACCCCCGGCGTGCAGTACCAGGTCGCCCACGCTGTCGCTGATGATGTCGAGCTGATATTTCATGCTTGCTCCCCTGAAGTGAAATCGATCTCGAGGCATCGGACGTACTCGTCGAAGATGTCCATCAACGGGATTTCCGGATCCAGCAGCCATGACATCTCGACCCCGTTGATGAACGCGACGATCTCCATGGCGCGAAGACGTGCGTTGATTCCGGCCCGGTATGTGCCGATTCGCTGATTGTGTTCGATCACGTCATGGACGATGTCAACTGCGGTGTACCAGCGTTGCAGGAGCCGATCGTGCAGCGGTGCATCGGGAGCCAGATTCTCAACCAACAGCACCGTGAACGTGCCTACCAGTTCGGGCGAGCGCTGGATGCGTTCGGCCACGCGGCGAATCTGCACGAAGAGGTCGCCGTTGAGATCTGCCTCCTCGAGATCAGCATGATCACGCGCGTCGATAACCGCATGCAGCAGTTGTTCTTTGGACTCGAAATGGTGCAGGAGTCCCGCTGCGGTCATGCCTGCGTCCGCGGCGATCTGGGCCAGCGTCGTGCTCCGCCAGCCTTGGCGTGCGAGCCGCCGCGCAGCGTGATCCAGGATGCGCTGCCGGCGTTCTTCGCCCTTCGCGAGAAGGGTGGCGTAGGGGCGGGTGTCTGCCACGTCGAAGCTCCTGTCAAACCTAGTGAACGTACAGTAGGTTGGTTTGCCCCTGTGTGACAAGGGTCTCAGCAAAATTGGTGTTGGGCTTCCGCTGAGTGGGACTCGACGTTGTCTGCCGACTACTCGCCGGCACGCACGTCGGAGAGGAAGCGGGACGCGAACGCGAAGATGAGGCTGCTCGGGTCAATCGGTCAGATCGAGCGCGGCTCGGATGATCGAATCCTCGTCGATGCCGTGCAGTCGGTACACCTCGTCGAGGGCTCCGGATTGACCGAATGATGTGACACCCAGAGCGATCGATTCGACGCGGTTGATCGTCGGGACGAAGCCCAGGGTGTGCGGATGACCGTCCAGGACGGTGACCATCGGTGTGGCGCGATCGGCGGGGAACACCTGATCCAGGATCCACGTGGGTCCATCGCCCTGTCCGCGACGGGACTGCAGGGCCTCGAACACCAGACCGGGACTGGTGATCACCACGACATCACACGCGATGTCCATCTGGGCCAATCGATCTGCGGCAGCCAACGCGTCGGTCACCATGGCGCCGACGGCGACGATGGTCACCACCGGGGCTGCCGCACGTCGCAGGGGATAGGCGCCCGCGACGACCTGCCGCCGTCGCCGCTCCCGCGCGGCCGGGTCGGTCGGCACGGCGGCCAGCTTCTGTTCGACGGGCCGGGTCGACAGCCGTAGGTAGGCGGATCGTCCGCCCGGCTTTCCCATGTGCGCCAGGCAATCCAGCAGTGTCCACTCGACGTCGAGCGCGAACGCCGGTTCGTAGCTCACACAGCCGGGCTGTTCGAGTCCGATGGATGGGGTCTTGATCGATTGGTGCGCACCGCCTTCGGGAGCCAGGGAGACCCCGGCAGGGGTGCCGACGAGGATGGACTGCCCGCCGGCGTAGATCCCGAATGACCATGGCTCCAGGGCCCGTTCGACGAAGGGGTCGTAGAGCACCCCGATCGGCAGCAGCGGCTGACCCCACCGACTCCAGGTGGCGCCGAGTTCGCCGATCAGTCCGACGAGATTGGTCTCGGCGATCCCGAGTTCCATGTGCTGCCCGGTGGGCCGCTCCCGCCAGTGCATGATCGTCTCGCGGTCGTCGTCGAACCAGTCGCGACGTTCTGTCGGCGACCACACGCCCACCTTGTTCAACCAGCCGGCCAGATTCGTCGACGACGTGACATCGGGGCTCACCGTGATCACCCGGCGCGCGACGTCGGGCGCCTCCCGGGTCAGGTCGAGCAGGGTCCGGCCTAGTGCGGCCTGGGTGGTGGAGATCGCCGTCGGCACCCTGGTGAGGTCGGTGGGCACCGCGAGACCCACCGGTGCCGGAACCGGCTCGCGGGTCAGCCGGGCGACGGTTGCCGCGCACACCTCGCCGGCCGGGGAGTGCGCATCGAACCGGTGCCACGGGCGAGTCGGGTCCTCGCCCAGTTCGTCGGCGAGACCGGCGAACTGCTCCTCGGTGAGCAGCGTCGAATGATTCTGCGGATGCCCCTGCGTCGGCAGTCCGTAGCCCTTGATGGTGTACGCGAGGATGACGGTGGGCCGGGTGTCGTCGATCTCGGCGAATGCCGCGCGTAACGCACCCAGGTCGTGGCCGCCGAGGTTGCGGATGGCGGCGTGCAGGGTGGCATCGTCGAGATCGGCGAGCAGCGCTGAGATGGCTCGGGCTTCCGGTCCGGCACCGGGCAGCCGCGACCGGATCTCGTCGTCGCGGCACCGCAACAACCGCTGGTACTCCGCATTCGGCATCTCGGTGATCCGGGTACGCAGCGCATTGCCGCCGGTCCGGGCGAACAGTTTCTGCAGCAGGTGACCCCATTTGACCGTGATCACCTGCCAGCCGGCCGCGGCGAACATCGACGCCAACCGCCCGGCCGCGATGTTGGGCACCACTCGGTCCAGCGACTGACGATTCAGGTCGACGATCCAGACGATCTCGCCGAGTTCGGGGACCGCTGGGTCGAGGATGGCCTCCCACACCGCACCCTCGTCGAGTTCGGCATCGCCGACCAGTGAGTACTGCCGACCGGTGCCGGCGGTGCCGAACGCCGTGCTCACGTAGCGTCGTGCCATCGCTCCCCAGATGGGGGCGGTGGCGCCGATGCCGACCGAGCCGGTCGAGTAGTCGACGGTGTCGGGATCCTTCGTGCGGCTCGGGTAGCTCTGCAGACCGCCGAGTTCCCGCAGCCGCGGCAGGTGGTCCGCATCGAGCTCCCCGAGCAGGTAGTTGATCGCGTGCAGTACCGGCGCCGCGTGCGGCTTCACCGAGACCCGATCACCCGAACGTAACTGGGAGAACCAGAGTTCGGTCATGATCGAGACCATCGACGCGCACGATGCCTGATGCCCGCCGACCTTCAGTCCGGACGGATTGGGTCGCACTCGATTTGCGTGGTGCACGATCGCCGTGGAGGTCCACAGCACCCGGCGCGAGATCTCGTCGAGGACCTCGTCAGCATCGCGGCCGACCTCGCCGTCCGGACGGGGCGTGAACGTCGTCATCATCGTCCTCCTTGCACCCACGCTGAGCAGATCGCTTCTGAGTCTGCGCGCGGTCTGGCAGAGTGTGCAAGACACCAACGACAGAATGCGCAGATTGCGCAGCAATCGAGTTGATGGCGCAGACAGGATGGTCACGATGCGCAAGCAGTTGAGGTTCGACGCGACCGACCGTGGCATCCTGCGGGCGCTGATCCGCGCGCCGCGCGCCACGACGAGTGCGCTCGCCGAACGAACCGGCCTGTCGCGCAACACCGTCCAGTCCCGCCTGACCCGGTGGGAGGGCGCCGAGGTACTGCACGGGTTCGATCGTCGCATCGACACCGAGGCGCTGGGCTACTCGATCACCGCCTATGTGTTCACCGAGGTGACCCAGCGGAGGCTGGCGGAGGTGTCGGCGGCGCTGGAACGAATACCCGAGGTGGTCGAGGTCCTCGGGCTCAGCGGCGCCACCGACCTGCTGGTGCAGGTGGTGGCCCGGGACGCGGACGATCTCTACCGTGTCGCCGGGCTCATCCTCGACATCGACGGTGTGCAGCGGAGCACGACGGCGCTGCGCATGCGGACTCTCGTCGGGTACCGCCTCGACCAACTGCTGGATTGACCTGGCGGCCGGAGCCCCGCGTTCCGGACGGCTGAACGTGGCCGTCTGCGGTCGCGGGTCGCCTCGGTTCGCGCGGGCAGTCGACCACCCGCGCTCTCCGAGTCGACCCGCGTGGTCGCGGCCGACCCGCGGCAGCACAACCGCGCTGCCGTCAGCCCTCCCAGCCGGCCGGCGGATGCCCGAGACAGAACACTGCGCCGAACGGGTCGGTGACGGCGGCGAGCGTCCCGTAGGGCGTTTCCTCACCGGCCATCATCACCCCACCGCCGAGCGCCTCGACATGTTTCACGGTCGCCGCGACGTCGTCGACGGTGACGTAGACCTGCCAGAACGACGGCACCTCGGCGGGAAACAGCTTGGCCGCGTCCATGATCCCCGAGTATGAGCTCTCGCCGAGGAAGACCTGGCCGTAGTGGTCGGGCCCGACCGCATCGGGGTCGCCGCCGGTCCCGACCTCCTCGATGCGCGCGCCGAGTACCTCGGTGTAGAACGCGACCGACTTCGCGTAGTCCTTGCTCTGGCACTCGAACCAGTACGGGGTGCCGTGGGTTCCCCATTCCAGGAAGCCCGGATGGGTGCCCGGCTTCCACCACCCGATGACCGCACCCGCCGGATCGGTGGCAACCATCATCGTGCCCATCTCGCCGACATCCATCGGCGGCACCATCATCGAGCCGCCGGCCTTCTCGACCGCGGTGACGGTGGCGGCCGGGTCCGCAGTGTGCAGATACACCGACCACACGTCCGACGGGCCGTTCGGATCCATCACCGGCCCGCACCCTGCGATACGTTTGCCGTTCTTGACGAAGTTGCGGTACCCGCCGAATTCGGCGTCGGGCTCCTCGGCTTCCCACCCGAAGATGTCGCCGTAGAACTCGGCGGCCTTGTCGGGCTCACTGCTCATCAGGTCGAACCAGATCGGTGCGCCGATCGGCGCCGAGTAGTCGCTCATCATGCATCCTTTCGCGGATTCGGGATCGAACACCATTGCTGACCTCAAGCGTGGCCGAAAGTCATCGCAGGCACGCCGGAATGTGGCATGCCGATGAAAAACAGTCGGCCAACCGGTCGATACCCCTGAGTGAACCCACGCGAGGAGGCCGCCATGCCCATCGACACCACCTACGCCCGGCAGATCTCGGCTGCCGCCGACGAGATGCTCACGATGGCCGCCGCCGTCACCGACGGCATGCTGACCCGACCGAGTCCCTGTACCGACATGGACCTCGCCACCCTGCTCGGCCACATCGACGGGTTGTCTCAGGCGTTCGCCGCGGCCGCCCACAAGGACTTCGGCCCGATGACCTCCACCCCGCCCGACCCGACACGCAGTGAACTGTCGCCCGGCTGGTCCGTTGCGTTGCGCTGTCATGTGCGCGAACTGGCCGACGCCTGGCAGGCTCCGGATGCCTGGGAGGGGATGACACAGGCCGGTGGTGTGGACGCCCCGGCCGAGGTCATGGGCACCATCGCACTGTCGGAACTGGTGCTACACGGCTGGGATGTGGCCCGCACCATCGGCGTCGACTACACCCTCGACGACGATGTCCTCGAAGTGGTCTACGACTTCCACCATCCGCCGGGTCCGCAGAGCGAGCGTGAGGGCATGTTCGGTCCCGTCGTCGAGGTCCCCGCCGACGCCCGACTCGTCGACCGACTTGCCGGCCTGACCGGCCGTGACCCGTTCTGGCCGCATGGCACCCTGGAGGAATGAGCGACGGAGCCGAACGGGCGAGAGCGACGATCCGGCGGTTCACCTGGCCGATCGCCGCACTCGGCGGTCTGCTGCTGATCGGTTTCAGTCTCGTTGCCTGGGGCGTCTCCGACGAGGGGGTGCAGCCCTCGATCACCGGGCTCGGCCGGGTGCGGGTGCCCGGCGCCACCGCTGAGGATGTGGCGTTCCTCGAGGAACACACCATGCGGCCCGGGCTGTGGACGGTGATGTTCGGGTCGATGGTCACGGTGGTCTCGGTGCTCGCGTGGTGGCGTCCGCGATTGCGGTGGCCCGCGGTGCTGATCGTCGGCTTGAGCGCGATCGGTGCACTGGCAGTGACGATTCCGACGTTGGCCGACCCTGGTGCCCACCTGTTCGATCAGCAGGTGCAGGATGCCGTGCGCGTGGAATCACCGCTGATCGACGTCGGCTACGGGCTGCTCGGCACGCTGATCGTCGGCATCGCGCTCATTGGTTTGGTGGTGGCCGCCGCCCTCACCCCAGCCGACGGATCGTCTTGATGTGCGACCAGTGGTTCAGCGGGGTGAACCCGATCGGGGCTCCGTTCGGCCCGTAGGCGTTGAACACCTGACCGAAGCCGGCGTAGATGCCGATATGGCTGGCGTCGCGATAGAAGACGATGAGGTCGCCCGGGGCCAGCGCGGACAGCGGGATCGAGTGGCCGACCCGGGCCTGCTCCTGGCTGGTCCGGGGCAGCCGGATACCGGCGGTGGAGAACGCCCACTGCATGAGCCCCGAGCAATCCCACGACCACGGGCCCGTCCCGCCCCACTCATATGGTCGCCCGAGTTGGGTCATCGCGGCCGTGAGTGCCTGCATTCCCGCAGGTGTCGGGATCGGGAGGTAGATCTCGACGGACCCCGA containing:
- a CDS encoding aldehyde dehydrogenase family protein is translated as MSVQSVLDEIRNLPGTGEVIPIVDPATEEQITEFTDAGPEAIDAAVARAKSTADARTWSAVPDYDRAKVLWRVADLIDENSGLLAELESVNAGIPPGQAEVITKVGSEWFRYYAGWCTKIDGIARDVNTGGLTGVESHMHAYTLREPYDVVGLIFPWNGPVFNFCAKLAPALAAGCSTVVKPAEETPLSALVLTRILAEAGVPEGVVNLVNGYGHTAGAQITAHPDVDKVAFTGSTEVGREIVRASASSNLNKVTLELGGKSPVMIFDDADLDTAIAMAGFGCFLHSGQVCMLGSRIFAQRGVYERVVEGVATIANNLQLGGPADDGAMIGPLISEKQLNRVMGYLEQGRSDGVELVTGGHRIDRKGYFVHPTVATKVDPATSRLFQEEIFGPVVTVLPFDDEDEAIALANDTAYGLAGTIWTSNLGRAHRLAKRVKAGTVGLNCQLQFDHSMPFGGYKQSGWGYEAGKAGIETYLQSKTVWAQM
- a CDS encoding TetR/AcrR family transcriptional regulator; this translates as MTVGSEEPAWKQRAVERSLRGAKERAGQRVQKFLDAAQEIIVEKGSTDFTVQEVVERSKQSLRSFYLQFDGKHELLLALYEEAVVRMTAQIRAATENEDDPVEQLRVAVELLYELCQPDPVARRPLFTEFGTQLLISHPVEMRTAYTSLFGLFTELLERAGQAGRLRGDADPRRVASMMMQSIMFIAQPASADMLPTPITAEEVWDFCAHGVAR
- a CDS encoding TetR/AcrR family transcriptional regulator encodes the protein MADTRPYATLLAKGEERRQRILDHAARRLARQGWRSTTLAQIAADAGMTAAGLLHHFESKEQLLHAVIDARDHADLEEADLNGDLFVQIRRVAERIQRSPELVGTFTVLLVENLAPDAPLHDRLLQRWYTAVDIVHDVIEHNQRIGTYRAGINARLRAMEIVAFINGVEMSWLLDPEIPLMDIFDEYVRCLEIDFTSGEQA
- a CDS encoding transketolase-like TK C-terminal-containing protein, with product MTTFTPRPDGEVGRDADEVLDEISRRVLWTSTAIVHHANRVRPNPSGLKVGGHQASCASMVSIMTELWFSQLRSGDRVSVKPHAAPVLHAINYLLGELDADHLPRLRELGGLQSYPSRTKDPDTVDYSTGSVGIGATAPIWGAMARRYVSTAFGTAGTGRQYSLVGDAELDEGAVWEAILDPAVPELGEIVWIVDLNRQSLDRVVPNIAAGRLASMFAAAGWQVITVKWGHLLQKLFARTGGNALRTRITEMPNAEYQRLLRCRDDEIRSRLPGAGPEARAISALLADLDDATLHAAIRNLGGHDLGALRAAFAEIDDTRPTVILAYTIKGYGLPTQGHPQNHSTLLTEEQFAGLADELGEDPTRPWHRFDAHSPAGEVCAATVARLTREPVPAPVGLAVPTDLTRVPTAISTTQAALGRTLLDLTREAPDVARRVITVSPDVTSSTNLAGWLNKVGVWSPTERRDWFDDDRETIMHWRERPTGQHMELGIAETNLVGLIGELGATWSRWGQPLLPIGVLYDPFVERALEPWSFGIYAGGQSILVGTPAGVSLAPEGGAHQSIKTPSIGLEQPGCVSYEPAFALDVEWTLLDCLAHMGKPGGRSAYLRLSTRPVEQKLAAVPTDPAARERRRRQVVAGAYPLRRAAAPVVTIVAVGAMVTDALAAADRLAQMDIACDVVVITSPGLVFEALQSRRGQGDGPTWILDQVFPADRATPMVTVLDGHPHTLGFVPTINRVESIALGVTSFGQSGALDEVYRLHGIDEDSIIRAALDLTD
- a CDS encoding Lrp/AsnC family transcriptional regulator, which produces MRKQLRFDATDRGILRALIRAPRATTSALAERTGLSRNTVQSRLTRWEGAEVLHGFDRRIDTEALGYSITAYVFTEVTQRRLAEVSAALERIPEVVEVLGLSGATDLLVQVVARDADDLYRVAGLILDIDGVQRSTTALRMRTLVGYRLDQLLD
- a CDS encoding VOC family protein; this translates as MSDYSAPIGAPIWFDLMSSEPDKAAEFYGDIFGWEAEEPDAEFGGYRNFVKNGKRIAGCGPVMDPNGPSDVWSVYLHTADPAATVTAVEKAGGSMMVPPMDVGEMGTMMVATDPAGAVIGWWKPGTHPGFLEWGTHGTPYWFECQSKDYAKSVAFYTEVLGARIEEVGTGGDPDAVGPDHYGQVFLGESSYSGIMDAAKLFPAEVPSFWQVYVTVDDVAATVKHVEALGGGVMMAGEETPYGTLAAVTDPFGAVFCLGHPPAGWEG
- a CDS encoding TIGR03086 family metal-binding protein, which gives rise to MPIDTTYARQISAAADEMLTMAAAVTDGMLTRPSPCTDMDLATLLGHIDGLSQAFAAAAHKDFGPMTSTPPDPTRSELSPGWSVALRCHVRELADAWQAPDAWEGMTQAGGVDAPAEVMGTIALSELVLHGWDVARTIGVDYTLDDDVLEVVYDFHHPPGPQSEREGMFGPVVEVPADARLVDRLAGLTGRDPFWPHGTLEE
- a CDS encoding C40 family peptidase, whose product is MQNIRCRLVGVLCALGLATGVGVGTAAEVAADTGSSGSSGSVEIYLPIPTPAGMQALTAAMTQLGRPYEWGGTGPWSWDCSGLMQWAFSTAGIRLPRTSQEQARVGHSIPLSALAPGDLIVFYRDASHIGIYAGFGQVFNAYGPNGAPIGFTPLNHWSHIKTIRRLG